A window from Lagopus muta isolate bLagMut1 chromosome 5, bLagMut1 primary, whole genome shotgun sequence encodes these proteins:
- the SEC24C gene encoding protein transport protein Sec24C isoform X2, with the protein MSVNQHTHAGPPYGQPQPGYQGYQQPAYGGQPLPGVPHAQYGAYNGPMPGYQQPVPPQGYFPSLGFPSKGSPVSLNSDTSLAPNFIGSVRALPTSGAPPPASGTSLPSGHQGYSQFGQGDVQNGIPTSTAPMQRPPASQPFLPGSAPAPVSQPSTFQQYGPPPSSVQQLSNHMAGMTIGSTSISAPPPAGLGYGPPTSVPPVSGSFSATGSGLYTPYTASQGPPPPSVPQGLPLAQPPFSGQPVPTQRLPTEVPGFAPPPSSTGIGPSSYPPSTGAPRLPPMPGPPLSGQTVAGPPMSQPNHVSSPPPPSTLSGPHPGPPMSGLHGPPPPTHPPQPGYQMQQNGSFGQVRGPQPNYGGAYPGTPNYGSQPGPPPPKRLDPDSIPSPIQVIEDDRSNRGSEPFVTGVRGQVPPLVTTNFLVKDQGNASPRYIRCTSYNIPCTSDMAKQSQVPLAAVIKPLATLPPEETLPYLVDHGESGPVRCNRCKAYMCPFMQFIEGGRRFQCCFCSCVTEVPAHYFQHLDHTGKRVDFYDRPELSLGSYEFLATVDYCKNNKFPSPPAFIFMIDVSYNAVKSGLVRLICEELKSILDYLPREGNMEESAIRVGFVTYNKVLHFYNVKSSLAQPQMMVVSDVADMFVPLLDGFLVNVNESRTVIASLLDQIPEMFADTRETETVFGPVIQAGLEALKAAECAGKLFIFHTSLPIAEAPGKLKNRDDKKLINTDKEKTLFQPQTSFYNNLAKDCVAQGCCVDLFLFPNQYLDVATLGVVTYQTGGSIYKYAYFQLETDQDRFLNDLRRDVQKEVGFDAVMRVRTSTGIRATDFFGAFYMSNTTDVEMAGLDCDKTITVEFKHDDKLSEDSGALLQCALLYTSCAGQRRLRIHNLSLNCCTQLADLYRNCETDTLINYLAKYAYRGVLNSPVKAVRDSLINQCAQILACYRKNCASPSSAGQLILPECMKLLPVYLNCVLKSDVLQPGPEVTTDDRAYIRQLVTSMDVAETNVFFYPRLLPLTKADVDSDSLPAAIRNSEERLSKGDIYLLENGLNIFVWVGVNVQQGLIQNLFGVSSFSQISNTLSTLPVLENPFSKKVRSIIDMLHLQRSRYMKLIIVKQEDKLEMLFKHFLVEDKSLTGGASYVDFLCHMHKEIRQLLS; encoded by the exons ATGAGTGTAAACCAGCATACTCACGCGGGGCCTCCTTATGGGCAACCTCAGCCTGGATATCAGGGCTACCAGCAGCCTGCCTACGGAGGACAGCCATTGCCAGGGGTTCCTCACGCACAGTATGGAGCTTATAATGGTCCGATGCCAGGATACCAACAGCCAGTCCCTCCACAAG gttattttccttccttgggGTTCCCTTCGAAGGGCTCTCCTGTTTCTCTCAACTCTGACACTTCTCTTGCACCTAATTTCATAG GTTCAGTCAGAGCCCTTCCAACTTCCGGAGCTCCCCCTCCAGCCAGTGGAACATCTCTTCCTTCTGGCCACCAGGGGTACAGTCAGTTTGGACAAGGAGATGTGCAGAATGGGATCCCAACCTCAACAGCACCAATGCAGAG GCCGCCTGCTTCTCAGCCGTTCCTGCCAGGCTCAGCACCTGCGCCTGTCAGCCAGCCATCTACGTTCCAGCAATATGGTCCCCCTCCATCCAGTGTACAGCAACTCAGCAATCACATGGCAGGGATGACAATTGGCAGTACTTCAATCTCTGCTCCTCCCCCAGCTGGACTGGGATATG GTCCCCCAACATCGGTTCCCCCGGTCTCAGGGAGCTTCAGTGCAACAGGATCTGGTCTCTACACACCGTACACTGCGAGCCAAGGACCCCCTCCTCCCAGTGTGCCCCAAGGTCTTCCTTTGGCACAGCCTCCCTTTTCTGGTCAACCAGTACCAACTCAGCGCTTACCTACTGAAGTCCCTGGTTTTGCTCCGCCTCCGTCTTCTACGGGGATTGGACCTTCCTCTTACCCTCCTTCCACAGGTGCCCCAAGGCTGCCTCCCATGCCCGGCCCACCGCTGTCTGGGCAGACAGTTGCTGGACCACCGATGTCCCAGCCTAATCATGTGTCCTCACCACCACCCCCATCAACTCTGTCAGGGCCTCACCCAGGGCCTCCCATGAGTGGCCTTCATGGACCACCTCCACCCACTCATCCTCCTCAGCCAGGATACCAAATGCAGCAGAACG GTTCCTTTGGACAGGTGAGGGGCCCCCAGCCAAACTATGGCGGAGCCTATCCAGGCACACCAAATTATGGAAGTCAGCCTggaccaccaccaccaaaacgCTTGGATCCAGATTCAATTCCTAGCCCT ATCCAAGTGATTGAAGATGACAGAAGTAACCGTGGATCAGAACCATTTGTCACTGGAGTGAGAGGGCAGGTCCCACCTCTCGTTACTACCAATTTCCTGGTCAAGGATCAAG GTAACGCAAGCCCCCGCTATATAAGATGCACGTCTTACAATATTCCCTGCACCTCAGATATGGCCAAACAGTCCCAGGTTCCTCTAGCTGCTGTCATAAAGCCGCTTGCTACTCTACCCCCAGAGGAG ACCCTTCCTTATTTGGTGGACCATGGAGAATCTGGTCCTGTCCGATGCAATAGGTGCAAGGCCTACATGTGCCCTTTTATGCAGTTTATTGAGGGCGGAAGGAGGTTCCAgtgctgtttctgcagctgtgtcACTGAGG tgcCAGCTCACTACTTCCAGCATTTGGATCATACTGGAAAGCGAGTAGATTTCTATGATCGACCTGAGTTATCACTGGGTTCATATGAGTTTCTGGCAACAGTTGACTACTGCAAG AATAACAAGTTTCCCAGTCcacctgctttcattttcatgatTGATGTGTCTTACAATGCTGTGAAGAGTGGCTTAGTGAGACTAATATGTGAAGAATTAAAGTCGATACTAGATTATCTGCCCAG GGAAGGCAACATGGAGGAATCTGCCATTCGAGTAGGCTTTGTCACTTACAACAAAGTATTACACTTCTACAACGTGAAGAGCTCGTTGGCACAGCCACAAATGATGGTTGTCTCAGATGTGGCAGACATGTTTGTGCCACTCCTCGATGGCTTTCTGGTGAATGTGAATGAGTCCAGGACAGTTATTGCCAG cTTGCTGGACCAGATTCCAGAAATGTTTGCAGacacaagagaaacagaaactgTTTTTGGACCTGTGATCCAAGCAGGGCTGGAAGCACTAAAG GCAGCTGAGTGTGCTGGCAAGCTCTTCATTTTCCACACGTCTCTGCCCATTGCAGAGGCCCCAGGGAAGTTAAAGAACAGAGATGATAAGAAACTGATCAACACAGATAAGGAGAAG ACTTTGTTTCAACCTCAGACAAGCTTCTACAACAATTTGGCCAAGGACTGTGTAGCCCAGGGCTGTTGTGTGGATCTGTTCCTGTTTCCAAACCAGTATTTGGATGTGGCAACATTAGGTGTAGTAACTTATCAGACAGGAGGCTCCATTTATAAGTATGCGTATTTCCAG CTTGAGACAGACCAAGATAGGTTCCTGAATGACTTAAGAAGAGATGTCCAGAAAGAAGTGGGATTTGATGCTGTGATGAGAGTACGTACAAGCACAG GCATTCGAGCAACTGACTTTTTTGGAGCTTTTTATATGAGCAACACAACTGATGTGGAGATGGCAGGCTTGGACTGTGACAAAACAATCACAGTTGAATTCAAGCATGATGACAAACTGAGTGAAGACAGTGGTGCACTCCTCCAG TGTGCTCTGCTATATACAAGCTGTGCAGGACAGCGGCGACTCCGGATTCACAACCTCTCACTGAACTGTTGTACACAGCTTGCTGACCTCTATCGAAACTGCGAGACAGACACACTTATAAATTACTTGGCTAAATATG catATCGTGGAGTTCTCAATAGCCCAGTAAAGGCTGTACGAGATTCACTGATAAATCAGTGTGCACAGATCCTGGCTTGCTATCGAAAAAACTGTGCTAGTCCATCTTCTGCTGGCCAG CTGATTCTTCCTGAATGCATGAAGCTGCTTCCTGTCTACTTGAATTGTGTGTTGAAGAGTGACGTCCTTCAGCCTGGTCCAGAGGTCACAACAGATGACCGTGCCTACATTCGTCAGTTAGTCACATCCATGGACGTGGCAGAAACAAATGTCTTCTTTTATCCCAGGCTTTTGCCCCTG ACCAAAGCAGATGTTGACAGTGACTCCTTACCGGCAGCAATCCGAAACTCAGAGGAGCGTCTCTCCAAGGGTGACATTTACCTGCTGGAGAATGGGCTGAACATCTTTGTGTGGGTGGGAGTGAACGTGCAGCAAGGCCTGATCCAGAACCTCTTTGGAGTGTCATCCTTCAGTCAGATTAGCAACACCTTG AGTACCCTGCCTGTCCTGGAAAACCCCTTTTCAAAGAAAGTACGGTCTATTATTGACATGCTTCACCTGCAGAGATCCCGATACATGAAG TTAATAATTGTGAAGCAAGAAGATAAGCTGGAAATGCTCTTCAAACATTTTCTGGTGGAGGATAAGAGCCTAACTGGGGGGGCTTCATATGTGGACTTCCTGTGTCACATGCACAAGGAGATTCGGCAGCTACTGAGCTAG
- the SEC24C gene encoding protein transport protein Sec24C isoform X5 — protein sequence MSVNQHTHAGPPYGQPQPGYQGYQQPAYGGQPLPGVPHAQYGAYNGPMPGYQQPVPPQGSVRALPTSGAPPPASGTSLPSGHQGYSQFGQGDVQNGIPTSTAPMQRPPASQPFLPGSAPAPVSQPSTFQQYGPPPSSVQQLSNHMAGMTIGSTSISAPPPAGLGYGPPTSVPPVSGSFSATGSGLYTPYTASQGPPPPSVPQGLPLAQPPFSGQPVPTQRLPTEVPGFAPPPSSTGIGPSSYPPSTGAPRLPPMPGPPLSGQTVAGPPMSQPNHVSSPPPPSTLSGPHPGPPMSGLHGPPPPTHPPQPGYQMQQNGSFGQVRGPQPNYGGAYPGTPNYGSQPGPPPPKRLDPDSIPSPIQVIEDDRSNRGSEPFVTGVRGQVPPLVTTNFLVKDQGNASPRYIRCTSYNIPCTSDMAKQSQVPLAAVIKPLATLPPEETLPYLVDHGESGPVRCNRCKAYMCPFMQFIEGGRRFQCCFCSCVTEVPAHYFQHLDHTGKRVDFYDRPELSLGSYEFLATVDYCKNNKFPSPPAFIFMIDVSYNAVKSGLVRLICEELKSILDYLPREGNMEESAIRVGFVTYNKVLHFYNVKSSLAQPQMMVVSDVADMFVPLLDGFLVNVNESRTVIASLLDQIPEMFADTRETETVFGPVIQAGLEALKAAECAGKLFIFHTSLPIAEAPGKLKNRDDKKLINTDKEKTLFQPQTSFYNNLAKDCVAQGCCVDLFLFPNQYLDVATLGVVTYQTGGSIYKYAYFQLETDQDRFLNDLRRDVQKEVGFDAVMRVRTSTGIRATDFFGAFYMSNTTDVEMAGLDCDKTITVEFKHDDKLSEDSGALLQCALLYTSCAGQRRLRIHNLSLNCCTQLADLYRNCETDTLINYLAKYAYRGVLNSPVKAVRDSLINQCAQILACYRKNCASPSSAGQLILPECMKLLPVYLNCVLKSDVLQPGPEVTTDDRAYIRQLVTSMDVAETNVFFYPRLLPLTKADVDSDSLPAAIRNSEERLSKGDIYLLENGLNIFVWVGVNVQQGLIQNLFGVSSFSQISNTLSTLPVLENPFSKKVRSIIDMLHLQRSRYMKLIIVKQEDKLEMLFKHFLVEDKSLTGGASYVDFLCHMHKEIRQLLS from the exons ATGAGTGTAAACCAGCATACTCACGCGGGGCCTCCTTATGGGCAACCTCAGCCTGGATATCAGGGCTACCAGCAGCCTGCCTACGGAGGACAGCCATTGCCAGGGGTTCCTCACGCACAGTATGGAGCTTATAATGGTCCGATGCCAGGATACCAACAGCCAGTCCCTCCACAAG GTTCAGTCAGAGCCCTTCCAACTTCCGGAGCTCCCCCTCCAGCCAGTGGAACATCTCTTCCTTCTGGCCACCAGGGGTACAGTCAGTTTGGACAAGGAGATGTGCAGAATGGGATCCCAACCTCAACAGCACCAATGCAGAG GCCGCCTGCTTCTCAGCCGTTCCTGCCAGGCTCAGCACCTGCGCCTGTCAGCCAGCCATCTACGTTCCAGCAATATGGTCCCCCTCCATCCAGTGTACAGCAACTCAGCAATCACATGGCAGGGATGACAATTGGCAGTACTTCAATCTCTGCTCCTCCCCCAGCTGGACTGGGATATG GTCCCCCAACATCGGTTCCCCCGGTCTCAGGGAGCTTCAGTGCAACAGGATCTGGTCTCTACACACCGTACACTGCGAGCCAAGGACCCCCTCCTCCCAGTGTGCCCCAAGGTCTTCCTTTGGCACAGCCTCCCTTTTCTGGTCAACCAGTACCAACTCAGCGCTTACCTACTGAAGTCCCTGGTTTTGCTCCGCCTCCGTCTTCTACGGGGATTGGACCTTCCTCTTACCCTCCTTCCACAGGTGCCCCAAGGCTGCCTCCCATGCCCGGCCCACCGCTGTCTGGGCAGACAGTTGCTGGACCACCGATGTCCCAGCCTAATCATGTGTCCTCACCACCACCCCCATCAACTCTGTCAGGGCCTCACCCAGGGCCTCCCATGAGTGGCCTTCATGGACCACCTCCACCCACTCATCCTCCTCAGCCAGGATACCAAATGCAGCAGAACG GTTCCTTTGGACAGGTGAGGGGCCCCCAGCCAAACTATGGCGGAGCCTATCCAGGCACACCAAATTATGGAAGTCAGCCTggaccaccaccaccaaaacgCTTGGATCCAGATTCAATTCCTAGCCCT ATCCAAGTGATTGAAGATGACAGAAGTAACCGTGGATCAGAACCATTTGTCACTGGAGTGAGAGGGCAGGTCCCACCTCTCGTTACTACCAATTTCCTGGTCAAGGATCAAG GTAACGCAAGCCCCCGCTATATAAGATGCACGTCTTACAATATTCCCTGCACCTCAGATATGGCCAAACAGTCCCAGGTTCCTCTAGCTGCTGTCATAAAGCCGCTTGCTACTCTACCCCCAGAGGAG ACCCTTCCTTATTTGGTGGACCATGGAGAATCTGGTCCTGTCCGATGCAATAGGTGCAAGGCCTACATGTGCCCTTTTATGCAGTTTATTGAGGGCGGAAGGAGGTTCCAgtgctgtttctgcagctgtgtcACTGAGG tgcCAGCTCACTACTTCCAGCATTTGGATCATACTGGAAAGCGAGTAGATTTCTATGATCGACCTGAGTTATCACTGGGTTCATATGAGTTTCTGGCAACAGTTGACTACTGCAAG AATAACAAGTTTCCCAGTCcacctgctttcattttcatgatTGATGTGTCTTACAATGCTGTGAAGAGTGGCTTAGTGAGACTAATATGTGAAGAATTAAAGTCGATACTAGATTATCTGCCCAG GGAAGGCAACATGGAGGAATCTGCCATTCGAGTAGGCTTTGTCACTTACAACAAAGTATTACACTTCTACAACGTGAAGAGCTCGTTGGCACAGCCACAAATGATGGTTGTCTCAGATGTGGCAGACATGTTTGTGCCACTCCTCGATGGCTTTCTGGTGAATGTGAATGAGTCCAGGACAGTTATTGCCAG cTTGCTGGACCAGATTCCAGAAATGTTTGCAGacacaagagaaacagaaactgTTTTTGGACCTGTGATCCAAGCAGGGCTGGAAGCACTAAAG GCAGCTGAGTGTGCTGGCAAGCTCTTCATTTTCCACACGTCTCTGCCCATTGCAGAGGCCCCAGGGAAGTTAAAGAACAGAGATGATAAGAAACTGATCAACACAGATAAGGAGAAG ACTTTGTTTCAACCTCAGACAAGCTTCTACAACAATTTGGCCAAGGACTGTGTAGCCCAGGGCTGTTGTGTGGATCTGTTCCTGTTTCCAAACCAGTATTTGGATGTGGCAACATTAGGTGTAGTAACTTATCAGACAGGAGGCTCCATTTATAAGTATGCGTATTTCCAG CTTGAGACAGACCAAGATAGGTTCCTGAATGACTTAAGAAGAGATGTCCAGAAAGAAGTGGGATTTGATGCTGTGATGAGAGTACGTACAAGCACAG GCATTCGAGCAACTGACTTTTTTGGAGCTTTTTATATGAGCAACACAACTGATGTGGAGATGGCAGGCTTGGACTGTGACAAAACAATCACAGTTGAATTCAAGCATGATGACAAACTGAGTGAAGACAGTGGTGCACTCCTCCAG TGTGCTCTGCTATATACAAGCTGTGCAGGACAGCGGCGACTCCGGATTCACAACCTCTCACTGAACTGTTGTACACAGCTTGCTGACCTCTATCGAAACTGCGAGACAGACACACTTATAAATTACTTGGCTAAATATG catATCGTGGAGTTCTCAATAGCCCAGTAAAGGCTGTACGAGATTCACTGATAAATCAGTGTGCACAGATCCTGGCTTGCTATCGAAAAAACTGTGCTAGTCCATCTTCTGCTGGCCAG CTGATTCTTCCTGAATGCATGAAGCTGCTTCCTGTCTACTTGAATTGTGTGTTGAAGAGTGACGTCCTTCAGCCTGGTCCAGAGGTCACAACAGATGACCGTGCCTACATTCGTCAGTTAGTCACATCCATGGACGTGGCAGAAACAAATGTCTTCTTTTATCCCAGGCTTTTGCCCCTG ACCAAAGCAGATGTTGACAGTGACTCCTTACCGGCAGCAATCCGAAACTCAGAGGAGCGTCTCTCCAAGGGTGACATTTACCTGCTGGAGAATGGGCTGAACATCTTTGTGTGGGTGGGAGTGAACGTGCAGCAAGGCCTGATCCAGAACCTCTTTGGAGTGTCATCCTTCAGTCAGATTAGCAACACCTTG AGTACCCTGCCTGTCCTGGAAAACCCCTTTTCAAAGAAAGTACGGTCTATTATTGACATGCTTCACCTGCAGAGATCCCGATACATGAAG TTAATAATTGTGAAGCAAGAAGATAAGCTGGAAATGCTCTTCAAACATTTTCTGGTGGAGGATAAGAGCCTAACTGGGGGGGCTTCATATGTGGACTTCCTGTGTCACATGCACAAGGAGATTCGGCAGCTACTGAGCTAG
- the SEC24C gene encoding protein transport protein Sec24C isoform X4: MSVNQHTHAGPPYGQPQPGYQGYQQPAYGGQPLPGVPHAQYGAYNGPMPGYQQPVPPQGYFPSLGFPSKGSPVSLNSDTSLAPNFIGSVRALPTSGAPPPASGTSLPSGHQGYSQFGQGDVQNGIPTSTAPMQRPPASQPFLPGSAPAPVSQPSTFQQYGPPPSSVQQLSNHMAGMTIGSTSISAPPPAGLGYGPPTSVPPVSGSFSATGSGLYTPYTASQGPPPPSVPQGAPRLPPMPGPPLSGQTVAGPPMSQPNHVSSPPPPSTLSGPHPGPPMSGLHGPPPPTHPPQPGYQMQQNGSFGQVRGPQPNYGGAYPGTPNYGSQPGPPPPKRLDPDSIPSPQLNELPPQQKPRHRIDPDAIPSPIQVIEDDRSNRGSEPFVTGVRGQVPPLVTTNFLVKDQGNASPRYIRCTSYNIPCTSDMAKQSQVPLAAVIKPLATLPPEETLPYLVDHGESGPVRCNRCKAYMCPFMQFIEGGRRFQCCFCSCVTEVPAHYFQHLDHTGKRVDFYDRPELSLGSYEFLATVDYCKNNKFPSPPAFIFMIDVSYNAVKSGLVRLICEELKSILDYLPREGNMEESAIRVGFVTYNKVLHFYNVKSSLAQPQMMVVSDVADMFVPLLDGFLVNVNESRTVIASLLDQIPEMFADTRETETVFGPVIQAGLEALKAAECAGKLFIFHTSLPIAEAPGKLKNRDDKKLINTDKEKTLFQPQTSFYNNLAKDCVAQGCCVDLFLFPNQYLDVATLGVVTYQTGGSIYKYAYFQLETDQDRFLNDLRRDVQKEVGFDAVMRVRTSTGIRATDFFGAFYMSNTTDVEMAGLDCDKTITVEFKHDDKLSEDSGALLQCALLYTSCAGQRRLRIHNLSLNCCTQLADLYRNCETDTLINYLAKYAYRGVLNSPVKAVRDSLINQCAQILACYRKNCASPSSAGQLILPECMKLLPVYLNCVLKSDVLQPGPEVTTDDRAYIRQLVTSMDVAETNVFFYPRLLPLTKADVDSDSLPAAIRNSEERLSKGDIYLLENGLNIFVWVGVNVQQGLIQNLFGVSSFSQISNTLSTLPVLENPFSKKVRSIIDMLHLQRSRYMKLIIVKQEDKLEMLFKHFLVEDKSLTGGASYVDFLCHMHKEIRQLLS, encoded by the exons ATGAGTGTAAACCAGCATACTCACGCGGGGCCTCCTTATGGGCAACCTCAGCCTGGATATCAGGGCTACCAGCAGCCTGCCTACGGAGGACAGCCATTGCCAGGGGTTCCTCACGCACAGTATGGAGCTTATAATGGTCCGATGCCAGGATACCAACAGCCAGTCCCTCCACAAG gttattttccttccttgggGTTCCCTTCGAAGGGCTCTCCTGTTTCTCTCAACTCTGACACTTCTCTTGCACCTAATTTCATAG GTTCAGTCAGAGCCCTTCCAACTTCCGGAGCTCCCCCTCCAGCCAGTGGAACATCTCTTCCTTCTGGCCACCAGGGGTACAGTCAGTTTGGACAAGGAGATGTGCAGAATGGGATCCCAACCTCAACAGCACCAATGCAGAG GCCGCCTGCTTCTCAGCCGTTCCTGCCAGGCTCAGCACCTGCGCCTGTCAGCCAGCCATCTACGTTCCAGCAATATGGTCCCCCTCCATCCAGTGTACAGCAACTCAGCAATCACATGGCAGGGATGACAATTGGCAGTACTTCAATCTCTGCTCCTCCCCCAGCTGGACTGGGATATG GTCCCCCAACATCGGTTCCCCCGGTCTCAGGGAGCTTCAGTGCAACAGGATCTGGTCTCTACACACCGTACACTGCGAGCCAAGGACCCCCTCCTCCCAGTGTGCCCCAAG GTGCCCCAAGGCTGCCTCCCATGCCCGGCCCACCGCTGTCTGGGCAGACAGTTGCTGGACCACCGATGTCCCAGCCTAATCATGTGTCCTCACCACCACCCCCATCAACTCTGTCAGGGCCTCACCCAGGGCCTCCCATGAGTGGCCTTCATGGACCACCTCCACCCACTCATCCTCCTCAGCCAGGATACCAAATGCAGCAGAACG GTTCCTTTGGACAGGTGAGGGGCCCCCAGCCAAACTATGGCGGAGCCTATCCAGGCACACCAAATTATGGAAGTCAGCCTggaccaccaccaccaaaacgCTTGGATCCAGATTCAATTCCTAGCCCT caacttaATGAGCTGCCACCCCAGCAGAAACCCAGACACAGAATAGACCCAGATGCAATTCCTAGTCCA ATCCAAGTGATTGAAGATGACAGAAGTAACCGTGGATCAGAACCATTTGTCACTGGAGTGAGAGGGCAGGTCCCACCTCTCGTTACTACCAATTTCCTGGTCAAGGATCAAG GTAACGCAAGCCCCCGCTATATAAGATGCACGTCTTACAATATTCCCTGCACCTCAGATATGGCCAAACAGTCCCAGGTTCCTCTAGCTGCTGTCATAAAGCCGCTTGCTACTCTACCCCCAGAGGAG ACCCTTCCTTATTTGGTGGACCATGGAGAATCTGGTCCTGTCCGATGCAATAGGTGCAAGGCCTACATGTGCCCTTTTATGCAGTTTATTGAGGGCGGAAGGAGGTTCCAgtgctgtttctgcagctgtgtcACTGAGG tgcCAGCTCACTACTTCCAGCATTTGGATCATACTGGAAAGCGAGTAGATTTCTATGATCGACCTGAGTTATCACTGGGTTCATATGAGTTTCTGGCAACAGTTGACTACTGCAAG AATAACAAGTTTCCCAGTCcacctgctttcattttcatgatTGATGTGTCTTACAATGCTGTGAAGAGTGGCTTAGTGAGACTAATATGTGAAGAATTAAAGTCGATACTAGATTATCTGCCCAG GGAAGGCAACATGGAGGAATCTGCCATTCGAGTAGGCTTTGTCACTTACAACAAAGTATTACACTTCTACAACGTGAAGAGCTCGTTGGCACAGCCACAAATGATGGTTGTCTCAGATGTGGCAGACATGTTTGTGCCACTCCTCGATGGCTTTCTGGTGAATGTGAATGAGTCCAGGACAGTTATTGCCAG cTTGCTGGACCAGATTCCAGAAATGTTTGCAGacacaagagaaacagaaactgTTTTTGGACCTGTGATCCAAGCAGGGCTGGAAGCACTAAAG GCAGCTGAGTGTGCTGGCAAGCTCTTCATTTTCCACACGTCTCTGCCCATTGCAGAGGCCCCAGGGAAGTTAAAGAACAGAGATGATAAGAAACTGATCAACACAGATAAGGAGAAG ACTTTGTTTCAACCTCAGACAAGCTTCTACAACAATTTGGCCAAGGACTGTGTAGCCCAGGGCTGTTGTGTGGATCTGTTCCTGTTTCCAAACCAGTATTTGGATGTGGCAACATTAGGTGTAGTAACTTATCAGACAGGAGGCTCCATTTATAAGTATGCGTATTTCCAG CTTGAGACAGACCAAGATAGGTTCCTGAATGACTTAAGAAGAGATGTCCAGAAAGAAGTGGGATTTGATGCTGTGATGAGAGTACGTACAAGCACAG GCATTCGAGCAACTGACTTTTTTGGAGCTTTTTATATGAGCAACACAACTGATGTGGAGATGGCAGGCTTGGACTGTGACAAAACAATCACAGTTGAATTCAAGCATGATGACAAACTGAGTGAAGACAGTGGTGCACTCCTCCAG TGTGCTCTGCTATATACAAGCTGTGCAGGACAGCGGCGACTCCGGATTCACAACCTCTCACTGAACTGTTGTACACAGCTTGCTGACCTCTATCGAAACTGCGAGACAGACACACTTATAAATTACTTGGCTAAATATG catATCGTGGAGTTCTCAATAGCCCAGTAAAGGCTGTACGAGATTCACTGATAAATCAGTGTGCACAGATCCTGGCTTGCTATCGAAAAAACTGTGCTAGTCCATCTTCTGCTGGCCAG CTGATTCTTCCTGAATGCATGAAGCTGCTTCCTGTCTACTTGAATTGTGTGTTGAAGAGTGACGTCCTTCAGCCTGGTCCAGAGGTCACAACAGATGACCGTGCCTACATTCGTCAGTTAGTCACATCCATGGACGTGGCAGAAACAAATGTCTTCTTTTATCCCAGGCTTTTGCCCCTG ACCAAAGCAGATGTTGACAGTGACTCCTTACCGGCAGCAATCCGAAACTCAGAGGAGCGTCTCTCCAAGGGTGACATTTACCTGCTGGAGAATGGGCTGAACATCTTTGTGTGGGTGGGAGTGAACGTGCAGCAAGGCCTGATCCAGAACCTCTTTGGAGTGTCATCCTTCAGTCAGATTAGCAACACCTTG AGTACCCTGCCTGTCCTGGAAAACCCCTTTTCAAAGAAAGTACGGTCTATTATTGACATGCTTCACCTGCAGAGATCCCGATACATGAAG TTAATAATTGTGAAGCAAGAAGATAAGCTGGAAATGCTCTTCAAACATTTTCTGGTGGAGGATAAGAGCCTAACTGGGGGGGCTTCATATGTGGACTTCCTGTGTCACATGCACAAGGAGATTCGGCAGCTACTGAGCTAG